A single window of Bordetella genomosp. 11 DNA harbors:
- a CDS encoding NAD(P)/FAD-dependent oxidoreductase — protein sequence MRYDVIVIGGSYAGMAAALQLVRARRAVLVIDAGERRNRFTSHSHGFLGQDGVPPGEIAANARRQLEAYSTLTWLEGRVEGVTGQADGFTVTTSGSGSHRGRRILLATGVADQLPAVDGLAERWGKSVFHCPYCHGYELGQGGIGIVGASPMSIHQAELLTDWGSVTLLANRAVDLSQEARSALERRGVTIEEVPIDRIEEHADVVMADGRLLRFAGLFTATRTTPSSSLAEAMGCALEETPMGSQVRTDAESKTSVTGVFACGDVARAPHSVSLAVGNGAMAGAQIHRSLLWPETIAPVQAEGRAR from the coding sequence ATGCGCTACGACGTTATCGTCATCGGCGGGAGCTATGCGGGGATGGCAGCGGCCCTGCAACTGGTGCGGGCGCGCCGGGCCGTGCTGGTGATCGATGCAGGCGAGCGGCGCAACCGTTTCACCAGCCATTCGCATGGTTTTCTCGGCCAGGATGGCGTACCCCCCGGCGAGATCGCGGCGAACGCGCGCCGCCAACTCGAAGCCTACTCAACGCTGACCTGGCTCGAAGGGCGGGTCGAAGGCGTCACAGGGCAGGCGGATGGATTCACGGTCACGACATCCGGCAGCGGATCGCACCGAGGCCGCCGCATCCTGTTGGCTACTGGCGTCGCCGACCAGCTTCCTGCTGTCGACGGACTCGCCGAGCGGTGGGGAAAGTCGGTCTTCCACTGCCCGTACTGCCATGGCTACGAACTCGGCCAGGGCGGCATCGGCATCGTCGGCGCCAGCCCGATGTCCATCCACCAGGCCGAACTGCTGACCGATTGGGGCAGTGTGACCTTGCTCGCCAACCGCGCCGTGGATCTGAGCCAAGAGGCCAGGTCCGCGTTGGAGCGCCGGGGCGTGACGATCGAGGAGGTGCCCATCGACAGAATCGAGGAGCATGCCGACGTAGTCATGGCCGACGGGCGTCTACTTCGATTTGCTGGCCTGTTCACAGCGACGCGCACCACTCCTTCCAGTTCCCTGGCCGAAGCGATGGGCTGCGCGCTGGAAGAGACGCCCATGGGCAGCCAGGTTCGCACCGATGCCGAGAGCAAGACCTCGGTGACTGGCGTATTTGCCTGCGGCGACGTCGCGCGGGCACCCCATTCGGTCTCGTTGGCCGTGGGCAATGGCGCCATGGCAGGCGCGCAGATTCACCGCTCGCTGCTTTGGCCCGAGACCATCGCCCCGGTGCAAGCGGAGGGCCGAGCTCGATGA